In a single window of the Gossypium hirsutum isolate 1008001.06 chromosome D02, Gossypium_hirsutum_v2.1, whole genome shotgun sequence genome:
- the LOC107909659 gene encoding MLP-like protein 423, translated as MRHLETTYFFCYYIYTSMLPGVCQQPFCLFLPFSIYTIANTAMASSGQLHVDFELKSPAEKVWGTIRDSTTIFPQALSHDYKSIQVLEGDGKAPGSVRLINYAEGSPIVKVSKERIESVDEAEKKYVYSIIDGDLLKYYKTFIGKIIVVPKGESSLVKWSCEFEKASEEIPDPSVIKEFAVKNFKEIDDYLHGKA; from the exons ATGCGACATTTAGAAACCACTTATTTCTTCTGCTACTATATATACACATCTATGCTACCAGGTGTATGTCAACAACCTTTCTGCCTTTTTCTCCCTTTTAGCATATATACAATAGCAAATACAGCAATGGCTTCCAGTGGGCAGCTTCATGTGGATTTCGAGCTCAAATCTCCTGCAGAAAAAGTGTGGGGAACCATTAGGGACTCCACCACGATTTTCCCTCAAGCCTTGTCCCATGATTACAAGAGCATTCAAGTGCTAGAAGGCGATGGCAAGGCCCCTGGATCTGTTCGTCTTATTAACTATGCCGAAG GGTCTCCAATCGTTAAGGTATCAAAAGAAAGAATCGAATCAGTGGATGAAGCTGAGAAGAAATATGTTTACAGCATCATTGATGGGGATCTCCTGAAATACTACAAGACTTTCATTGGCAAGATCATTGTGGTTCCCAAGGGAGAGTCGAGCTTGGTTAAATGGTCCTGTGAGTTTGAGAAGGCAAGTGAAGAGATCCCTGATCCAAGCGTCATTAAGGAATTTGCAGTGAAGAACTTCAAGGAGATCGATGACTATCTTCACGGTAAGGCTTAG